The following coding sequences are from one Triticum dicoccoides isolate Atlit2015 ecotype Zavitan chromosome 4A, WEW_v2.0, whole genome shotgun sequence window:
- the LOC119289540 gene encoding cytochrome P450 711A1-like: MEGVGAALLWSQVVSPPSFQAMLFTVAAMAAGAFAVYFYAPSWRLRRVPGPLAYGLVGHLPLLDKHGSQAFGVLAKKYGPIYRFYMGRQPLVVIADPELCREAGIKKFKNIVDRSVPVTIASSPIHYKSLLFTKGSTWQAMRNVIISIYQPSHLASLIPAIQPYIERAGSLFCPGEEITFSDLSIRLFTDVIGQAAFGVDFGLTKDADDAENEKIIHDAPRDFIQKHLYATTSLKMDLSGSLSMLVGTFLPALQRPLRQMMLRVPGSMDRRMDETNAALSGELDAIVAERAAQADRGQKNFLSVLLNGIDTSDAMRKLFTPDYVSALTYEHLLAGSGTMSFTLSSLVYLVSAHREVEEKLLQEIDAFGPKDVVPDADDLRTRFPYLEQVLKETMRYFPGSPVVSREATADVEIGGYFLPKGTWVWLATAVLGRDPKQFPEPEAFRPERFDPESEECKRRHPYAYIPFGIGPRACPGQKFAFQQLKLTVIHLYRRYVFRHSPGMESPLQLQFSIVTNFKNGVKLQVVQRNN; the protein is encoded by the exons ATGGAGGGGGTGGGAGCAGCACTACTGTGGAGCCAAGTGGTTTCGCCACCGTCGTTCCAGGCGATGCTGTTCACGGTGGCGGCCATGGCCGCCGGAGCGTTCGCCGTGTACTTCTACGCGCCGTCGTGGCGCCTGCGCAGGGTCCCCGGCCCGCTCGCATACGGCCTCGTCGGCCACCTGCCGCTGCTGGACAAGCATGGCTCGCAGGCGTTCGGCGTCCTCGCAAAGAAGTACGGGCCCATTTACAGGTTCTACATGGGCAGGCAGCCGCTGGTGGTGATCGCCGACCCGGAGCTGTGCAGGGAGGCCGGCATCAAGAAGTTCAAGAACATTGTCGACAGGAGCGTCCCGGTCACCATCGCTAGCTCGCCCATCCACTACAAGAGCCTCCTCTTCACCAA GGGCTCGACATGGCAGGCGATGCGGAACGTGATCATCTCCATCTACCAGCCGTCGCATCTGGCGAGCCTCATTCCGGCCATCCAGCCCTACATCGAGCGGGCGGGCAGCCTGTTCTGCCCCGGCGAGGAGATCACCTTCTCCGACCTCTCCATCAGGCTCTTCACCGACGTCATCGGCCAGGCCGCATTCGGCGTCGACTTCGGCCTCACCAAGGACGCCGACGACGCCGAGAACGAGAAGATCATCCATGACGCGCCCCGCGACTTCATCCAGAAGCACCTGTACGCCACCACGTCCCTCAAGATGGACCTGTCCGGCTCGCTGTCCATGCTCGTCGGCACCTTCCTGCCGGCGCTTCAGAGGCCGCTGCGGCAGATGATGCTGCGCGTGCCGGGCTCCATGGACCGGCGGATGGACGAGACCAACGCGGCGCTCAGCGGGGAGCTCGACGCCATCGTGGCGGAGCGGGCGGCGCAGGCCGACCGGGGCCAGAAGAACTTCCTCTCCGTGCTCCTCAACGGCATCGACACCAGCGACGCCATGAGGAAGCTCTTCACGCCGGACTACGTCAGCGCGCTCACCTACGAGCACCTGCTCGCGGGCTCCGGCACCATGTCCTTCACGCTGTCGAGCCTGGTCTACCTCGTGTCGGCGCACCGGGAGGTGGAGGAGAAGctgctccaggagatcgacgcgttCGGGCCCAAGGACGTGGTGCCCGACGCCGACGACCTCCGCACCAGGTTCCCCTACCTGGAGCAGGTGCTGAAGGAGACGATGCGATACTTTCCCGGCTCCCCGGTGGTCTCGAGGGAGGCGACCGCTGACGTCGAGATCGGAGGCTATTTCCTGCCCAAGGGGACGTGGGTGTGGCTGGCGACGGCGGTGCTGGGGAGGGACCCGAAGCAGTTCCCGGAGCCCGAAGCTTTCCGGCCGGAGCGCTTCGACCCGGAGAGCGAGGAGTGCAAACGCAGGCACCCCTACGCATACATCCCCTTCGGCATCGGCCCGCGGGCGTGCCCGGGGCAGAAGTTCGCGTTCCAGCAGCTCAAGCTCACTGTCATCCACCTCTACCGCCGCTACGTCTTCAGACACTCGCCCGGAATGGAGTCCCCGCTGCAGCTGCAGTTCTCCATCGTCACCAACTTCAAGAACGGTGTCAAGCTCCAGGTCGTCCAAAGGAACAACTAA